AGGACAATTCAAAGACGTGCTTTTTTATAAGGAAGACGTTCAAAAAAATGCCGAACGTACCTATCACCCTGGAGAATAATCCGCAACAGGAACGAATAAACATCTGAAAATCAAACACAAAAACCTTGAAAGTAAATTCTTTTGAGGTTTTTTTATAACAAAATAATTAAGATATTTGTTAAAAATAACAAACCCATGAAAAAAATACATTATTTCCTGTTGAGCCTTTTGGTACAAACTACCTTTTCATTTGCACAGCTTAAACCGGTGCAATACCATGATGGCAGCCAAGTATTACATGGTTTTCAAGCAAATCCTGCTAAGAAAAGTATTCAAAAACCGGGAATATTAATCCTTCCGGCTTGGTTGGGAATTGACAAACATTCTAAAGACACTGCGCTACAATTAGCCAATTTAGGATACTACGCTTTTGTAGCTGATATTTATGGAGAAGGAAATTATCCAAAAGATTATTCGGAAGCAGGTAAAATGGCCGGCTCTTATAAAAAGGATTATACTGCCTATCAAAAGCGAATCACATTGGCGCTAAACCAATTGATAAAAGCAGGTGCCAATCCGGATAATATAGTAGTTATTGGCTATTGTTTTGGCGGAA
This region of Flavobacterium lacustre genomic DNA includes:
- a CDS encoding dienelactone hydrolase family protein encodes the protein MKKIHYFLLSLLVQTTFSFAQLKPVQYHDGSQVLHGFQANPAKKSIQKPGILILPAWLGIDKHSKDTALQLANLGYYAFVADIYGEGNYPKDYSEAGKMAGSYKKDYTAYQKRITLALNQLIKAGANPDNIVVIGYCFGGTGALEAARGHLNFKGVVSFHGGLAKDATRPAEPITAKVLVCHGADDPFESKEEIAAFQQEMRDTKSDWQMIYYANAVHSFTNPEAGTDNSKGAAYNEKAAKRSFEHLKVFLNEVLKK